From Vigna radiata var. radiata cultivar VC1973A unplaced genomic scaffold, Vradiata_ver6 scaffold_215, whole genome shotgun sequence, the proteins below share one genomic window:
- the LOC106778156 gene encoding uncharacterized protein DDB_G0292642-like encodes MDETSSDSFQSSYESFSSSSQSSHESASSSSQFSHESSYSSSQSSHESASSSSQSSHESSSSSSQSSHESSYSSSQSSYESFSSSSQSSHESASSSSDSLEFEPKNEFPTSDRKHAKRKSSSSSSESDGGGSSRRLAKVDADSDDDGPVRYRPLTNRRGKQVKIEESLCVCGICMDAIPDEKKFRIQNCSHIFCNGCITKHVAAKIEENTSVVQCPNPNCKEGIELEHCRSIIPKEVFDKWGDILCENLVVEAEKFFCPFKECSAMLMRDGEEVVTSSECPHCKRLFCAQCRVSWHAGIDCEEFQRSKREKGEKGENGDSIVTKLAEKKG; translated from the coding sequence ATGGACGAAACTTCATCTGACTCTTTTCAGAGTTCATACGAGTCTTTTTCCTCTTCATCGCAGTCTTCACACGAGTCTGCTTCCTCTTCATCGCAGTTTTCACACGAGTCTTCTTATTCTTCATCTCAGTCTTCACACGAGTCTGCTTCCTCTTCATCGCAGTCTTCACACgagtcttcttcctcttcatcgcAGTCTTCACACGAGTCTTCTTACTCTTCTTCTCAGTCTTCATACGAGtctttttcctcttcatctCAGTCTTCACACGAGTCTGCTTCCTCTTCATCAGATAGTTTGGAATTTGAACCAAAGAATGAATTTCCAACATCTGATAGAAAACATGCTAAGCGGAAATCGTCGAGTTCCTCATCGGAAAGCGACGGAGGAGGGTCAAGTAGAAGACTCGCCAAAGTGGATGCAGACAGCGACGATGACGGCCCTGTGAGATACCGCCCTTTGACAAACCGCAGAGGGAAACAGGTAAAGATAGAAGaatctttgtgtgtgtgtggtatTTGCATGGATGCCATACCTGATGAGAAGAAGTTCAGGATCCAGAACTGTTCTCACATCTTTTGCAATGGCTGCATCACAAAACATGTTGCTGCAAAGATCGAGGAGAATACATCAGTGGTGCAATGCCCAAACCCTAATTGCAAAGAGGGTATAGAGCTTGAGCATTGTCGTTCGATTATCCCTAAAGAAGTGTTTGATAAATGGGGAGATATTCTTTGTGAGAATTTAGTGGTTGAAGCAGAAAAGTTTTTCTGTCCTTTTAAGGAATGTTCAGCTATGTTGATGCGTGATGGTGAAGAAGTTGTGACTTCATCAGAGTGTCCACATTGCAAAAGACTGTTCTGTGCACAGTGCAGGGTTTCGTGGCATGCAGGAATAGACTGCGAGGAGTTTCAGAGGtcgaaaagagagaaaggggaGAAAGGAGAGAATGGAGACTCGATTGTGACGAAGCTTGCAgagaagaaaggttga
- the LOC106778157 gene encoding uncharacterized protein LOC106778157 has protein sequence MDPIPDEKKFRNQSCSDIFCNDCITRYVPSCKEVIECEQCRWIIPKEVFDRWGDILCENSVVEADKFFCPFKDCSAMLIRDGEKDVSSSECPHCNRLFYAQCKVPSHAGMNCEEFQRLEASKGGENEYLMTTLAEEKGTLRMEWNYPSNTH, from the exons ATGGATCCCATACCCGACGAAAAGAAGTTCAGGAATCAAAGCTGTTCTGACATCTTTTGCAATGACTGCATCACAAGATATGTTCCTAGTTGCAAGGAGGTTATAGAGTGTGAGCAATGTCGTTGGATCATTCCTAAAGAAGTGTTTGATAGATGGGGAGACATCCTTTGTGAGAATTCAGTGGTTGAAGCAGACAAGTTTTTCTGTCCTTTTAAGGATTGTTCAGCCATGTTGATACGAGATGGTGAGAAAGATGTGAGTTCATCGGAGTGTCCACATTGCAATAGACTGTTCTATGCACAGTGCAAGGTTCCGTCGCATGCAGGAATGAACTGTGAGGAGTTTCAGAGGTTGGAGGCATCGAAAGGAGGAGAGAACGAATACCTAATGACGACACTTGCAGAGGAAAAAG GTACCCTCCGAATGGAGTGGAATTACCCTTCGAACACTCATTAG